A genomic window from Streptomyces sp. HUAS YS2 includes:
- a CDS encoding ABC transporter ATP-binding protein, which produces MRNEPAVAFETVTKSFGTVRAVDAVDLTIRRGETVALLGRNGAGKSTSIGLLLGLDEPDSGRVLLYGDAPAKAVRAGRVGAMLQEGRAVPRVTVGELLAFVSRAYPSPMPVAEALELAGLTEFAGRRVDRLSGGQTQRVRFAVALSGNPELIVLDEPTAALDVEARQVFWDAMRGYARRGNTVLFSTHYLEEADAYADRIVVVDHGRVLADGTAAELKRNAGGSTVAFDLAGGPSDGLELLPGVTSVEVRGDRARLRTDDSDATVRALAAADAVRGLEVAPLSLNDAFLSLTSAHRKTLETVR; this is translated from the coding sequence ATGAGGAACGAGCCCGCAGTCGCCTTCGAGACTGTCACCAAGTCCTTCGGGACGGTCCGCGCCGTGGACGCCGTCGACCTGACGATCCGGCGCGGCGAGACCGTCGCCCTCCTCGGCCGCAACGGCGCGGGGAAGTCCACCTCCATCGGCCTGCTGCTCGGCCTGGACGAGCCCGACTCCGGCCGGGTCCTGCTGTACGGGGACGCCCCCGCGAAGGCCGTCCGGGCCGGCCGGGTCGGCGCGATGCTCCAGGAGGGGCGCGCCGTCCCCCGGGTCACCGTCGGCGAGCTCCTCGCCTTCGTCTCCCGCGCCTACCCGTCGCCGATGCCGGTGGCCGAGGCCCTGGAGCTGGCCGGGCTGACCGAGTTCGCCGGCCGCCGGGTCGACCGGCTGTCCGGCGGCCAGACCCAGCGCGTCCGGTTCGCCGTGGCGCTCTCCGGGAACCCCGAGCTGATCGTGCTCGACGAACCGACCGCGGCGCTCGACGTGGAGGCCCGGCAGGTCTTCTGGGACGCGATGCGCGGCTATGCCCGGCGCGGCAACACGGTGCTGTTCTCCACGCACTACCTGGAGGAGGCCGACGCGTACGCGGACCGGATCGTGGTCGTCGACCACGGCCGGGTCCTCGCGGACGGGACGGCGGCGGAGCTGAAGCGGAACGCCGGCGGCAGCACGGTCGCCTTCGACCTGGCAGGCGGCCCCTCGGACGGCCTCGAACTGCTCCCCGGGGTCACCTCCGTGGAGGTCCGCGGCGACCGGGCCCGGCTCCGTACCGACGACTCCGACGCGACCGTCCGGGCGCTCGCCGCCGCGGACGCGGTCCGCGGCCTGGAGGTCGCGCCGCTCTCCCTGAACGACGCCTTCCTCTCCCTGACCTCCGCCCACCGGAAGACCCTGGAGACCGTCCGATGA
- a CDS encoding MaoC/PaaZ C-terminal domain-containing protein, giving the protein MPIDAAKAIAAEPRSAEISWDHKDIQLYHLGLGAGVPATDPDELRYTLESRLHVLPSFATVAGAGTAVVGGLSAPGIDIDLAAVLHGGQTVTVHRPIPVGGRAVSTSRVAAVYDKGKAAVLVLRSEAADDDGPLWTSDSQIFVRGEGGWGGDRGPSARTELPDRAPDRTVERAIREEQALLYRLSGDWNPLHADPEFAKLAGFDRPILHGLCTYGMTLKAVVDTLLGGDVARVRSYRTRFAGVVFPGETLRIRMWAGDGHVQVSVTAAERDDAPVLADTVVEHA; this is encoded by the coding sequence ATGCCCATCGATGCCGCCAAGGCGATCGCCGCCGAGCCCCGCAGCGCCGAGATCTCCTGGGACCACAAGGACATCCAGCTCTACCACCTCGGCCTCGGCGCGGGCGTCCCCGCGACGGACCCCGACGAGCTCCGCTACACCCTCGAGTCCCGGCTCCACGTCCTGCCCAGCTTCGCCACCGTCGCGGGCGCCGGAACGGCCGTCGTCGGCGGCCTGTCCGCCCCCGGGATCGACATCGACCTCGCCGCGGTGCTGCACGGCGGGCAGACCGTCACCGTGCACCGCCCCATCCCGGTCGGCGGGCGGGCCGTGTCCACGTCCCGGGTCGCCGCCGTGTACGACAAGGGCAAGGCCGCCGTTCTCGTCCTGCGCTCCGAGGCCGCCGACGACGACGGGCCGCTGTGGACCAGCGACTCCCAGATCTTCGTCCGCGGCGAGGGCGGCTGGGGCGGCGACCGCGGGCCCTCGGCCCGCACCGAGCTGCCCGACCGCGCGCCGGACCGCACGGTCGAACGGGCGATCCGCGAGGAGCAGGCGCTGCTGTACCGGCTCTCCGGCGACTGGAACCCGCTGCACGCCGACCCCGAGTTCGCCAAGCTGGCCGGCTTCGACCGGCCCATCCTGCACGGGCTCTGCACGTACGGGATGACGCTCAAGGCGGTCGTCGACACGCTGCTCGGCGGCGACGTCGCGCGCGTCCGCTCGTACCGCACCCGCTTCGCCGGGGTGGTCTTCCCCGGCGAGACCCTGCGCATCCGGATGTGGGCCGGGGACGGCCACGTCCAGGTGTCCGTGACGGCCGCGGAACGGGACGACGCTCCGGTCCTCGCCGACACCGTCGTCGAACACGCGTGA
- a CDS encoding Zn-dependent alcohol dehydrogenase, with protein MRAAVLHEIGQEKLEVLDDVEAVGFGPGKVRIRVRATGLCHSDVSAMSGVLPQPAPFVPGHEGAGEILDVGDGVTGLNPGDRVLLCWLPACGTCAACKRGQTQLCLASFMNAGVPNFKRPGGDVFGFAGTGTFAEEVVVAAGCAVPIPDDVPFDIAALIGCGVTTGLGAAINTAKVEAGSSVAVIGCGGVGISAIQGAKLKGAAQIVAVDPVESRREAALRFGATEAVAPDALADAKQRITAGEGFDYVFEVVGKSATARTAYETTRRGGTLCVVGAGALDDFLQLNMFELFFDEKKILPSMYGGGDVLTSYERAIALWRAGRIDLASLITHRVPLAGINEAIDQMRTGVALRTCIEI; from the coding sequence ATGCGCGCAGCCGTACTGCACGAGATAGGCCAGGAGAAACTGGAAGTCCTCGACGACGTCGAGGCGGTGGGCTTCGGCCCCGGCAAGGTACGCATCCGGGTCCGGGCCACCGGCCTCTGCCACTCCGACGTCTCGGCGATGAGCGGGGTGCTGCCGCAGCCGGCGCCGTTCGTCCCCGGGCACGAGGGCGCGGGCGAGATCCTCGACGTCGGCGACGGCGTCACCGGGCTGAACCCCGGCGACCGGGTGCTGCTGTGCTGGCTGCCGGCCTGCGGCACCTGCGCGGCGTGCAAGCGCGGCCAGACGCAGCTGTGCCTGGCCAGCTTCATGAACGCGGGCGTGCCCAACTTCAAGCGGCCCGGCGGGGACGTCTTCGGCTTCGCCGGGACGGGGACGTTCGCGGAGGAGGTCGTGGTCGCCGCCGGCTGCGCCGTGCCCATCCCGGACGACGTGCCGTTCGACATCGCCGCGCTGATCGGCTGCGGCGTCACGACCGGGCTCGGCGCGGCGATCAACACGGCGAAGGTGGAGGCCGGTTCGTCGGTCGCGGTGATCGGCTGCGGCGGCGTCGGCATCTCCGCGATCCAGGGCGCCAAGCTGAAGGGCGCCGCCCAGATCGTCGCGGTCGACCCGGTGGAGTCGCGGCGGGAGGCGGCGCTGCGGTTCGGCGCGACGGAGGCGGTCGCGCCGGACGCGCTGGCGGACGCGAAGCAGCGGATCACGGCCGGGGAGGGCTTCGACTACGTCTTCGAGGTGGTCGGCAAGTCCGCGACCGCGCGGACGGCGTACGAGACGACCCGGCGCGGCGGCACGCTGTGCGTCGTCGGGGCGGGCGCGCTCGACGACTTCCTGCAGCTCAACATGTTCGAGCTGTTCTTCGACGAGAAGAAGATCCTGCCGTCGATGTACGGCGGCGGCGACGTGCTCACCTCGTACGAGCGGGCCATCGCGCTGTGGCGGGCGGGCCGGATCGACCTGGCGTCGCTGATCACCCACCGGGTGCCGCTCGCCGGGATCAACGAGGCGATCGACCAGATGCGTACGGGCGTGGCGCTGCGTACGTGCATCGAGATCTGA
- a CDS encoding 3-oxoacyl-ACP reductase codes for MSLPLEGLSAIVTGAGRGLGRAEALELARLGAAVVVNDYGQPGRDGSGAASAAPAEQVAEEIRAAGGRAVAHLGDVADFETARGLVDLAVEQFGKLDILVNNAGILRDRMVFSMSEDEWDSVIRVHLKGHFNTTHFAAVHWRGRAKAGETGVYGRIVNTSSEAFLAGSAGQPNYAAAKGGIVGLTTSTALALAKYGVTANAICPRARTRMTEDVFAGFAEPHAGELDPLSPDHVAPLVGYLASPAAAGVNGQLLVVHGGMVAVVDRPKVAAKFDTAKSTFTYEELDSLLTPHYATRPQGETFAAAEILGLKHES; via the coding sequence ATGTCACTCCCTCTTGAGGGCCTGAGCGCGATCGTCACGGGCGCGGGGCGGGGGCTCGGCCGGGCCGAGGCGCTCGAACTCGCCCGGCTCGGCGCGGCCGTCGTCGTCAACGACTACGGGCAGCCGGGCCGGGACGGATCGGGCGCGGCGTCGGCGGCGCCGGCGGAGCAGGTCGCGGAGGAGATCCGCGCGGCCGGCGGGCGCGCGGTCGCGCACCTCGGCGACGTCGCGGACTTCGAGACGGCGCGGGGTCTGGTGGACCTGGCGGTGGAGCAGTTCGGGAAGCTGGACATCCTGGTCAACAACGCGGGGATCCTGCGGGACCGGATGGTCTTCTCGATGAGCGAGGACGAGTGGGACTCGGTCATCCGGGTCCACCTGAAGGGCCACTTCAACACGACGCACTTCGCCGCGGTGCACTGGCGCGGCCGCGCGAAGGCGGGGGAGACGGGGGTCTACGGCCGCATCGTCAACACCTCGTCGGAGGCGTTCCTGGCGGGCTCGGCCGGCCAGCCGAACTACGCGGCGGCGAAGGGCGGCATCGTCGGCCTGACGACGTCCACGGCGCTGGCGCTGGCCAAGTACGGCGTGACGGCCAACGCGATCTGTCCGCGGGCGCGGACGAGAATGACGGAGGACGTCTTCGCCGGCTTCGCGGAACCCCACGCCGGCGAACTCGACCCCCTGTCCCCCGACCACGTGGCCCCCTTGGTCGGCTACCTGGCCTCCCCGGCCGCGGCCGGGGTGAACGGCCAACTCCTGGTCGTCCACGGCGGCATGGTCGCGGTGGTGGACCGCCCGAAGGTCGCGGCGAAGTTCGACACCGCCAAGTCCACCTTCACGTACGAGGAGTTGGACAGCCTCCTGACCCCCCACTACGCAACCCGCCCCCAGGGCGAAACCTTCGCGGCAGCGGAGATCCTGGGCCTGAAGCACGAGTCCTGA
- a CDS encoding ABC transporter substrate-binding protein — protein sequence MSLRRRGTAAAVALAAALSLAACGGGDGATGATSEKKAEAGKKDVAQGGKGFGDAAAKTAAMGTDAKPGQFPRTLTHAMGRTELKAAPKRVVVLDVGELDNVVSLGIKPVGYAPSEGDDGIPTYLKKDAGNPKSIGTINNLNLEAIANLQPDLILGSQLRAADKYQELSKIAPTVFSIRPGFTWKENYLLNAAALDKTADAKTKLAAYETKAKQLGTDIGPDKPTVSMVRYLPGKIRLYARASFIGTILEDAGLPRPVNQQIDDLAAEISPEKIDEADGDWIFSGVYGDPKATKRDTAIANPLWKNLKAVKAGQAKDVPDETWYLGLGVTAADEVLDDLRADLVKK from the coding sequence ATGTCCCTCCGCCGCCGTGGCACCGCCGCAGCCGTCGCCCTCGCCGCCGCCCTCTCCCTCGCCGCCTGCGGAGGCGGCGACGGCGCGACCGGCGCCACCTCGGAGAAGAAGGCCGAGGCCGGCAAGAAGGACGTCGCCCAGGGCGGCAAGGGCTTCGGCGACGCGGCGGCCAAGACCGCCGCCATGGGCACGGACGCCAAGCCCGGCCAGTTCCCCCGCACCCTCACCCACGCCATGGGCAGGACCGAGCTGAAGGCCGCCCCCAAGCGCGTCGTCGTGCTCGACGTCGGCGAGCTGGACAACGTCGTCTCGCTCGGGATCAAGCCCGTCGGCTATGCGCCGTCCGAGGGTGACGATGGCATCCCCACGTACCTGAAGAAGGACGCCGGGAACCCCAAGTCCATCGGAACGATCAACAACCTCAACCTCGAGGCGATCGCCAACCTGCAGCCCGACCTCATCCTCGGCAGCCAGCTGCGCGCCGCGGACAAGTACCAGGAGCTCTCGAAGATCGCCCCGACCGTCTTCTCCATCCGGCCCGGCTTCACCTGGAAGGAGAACTACCTCCTGAACGCCGCCGCCCTGGACAAGACCGCCGACGCCAAGACCAAGCTCGCCGCGTACGAGACCAAGGCGAAGCAGCTCGGCACCGACATCGGCCCGGACAAGCCGACCGTCTCCATGGTCCGCTACCTGCCGGGCAAGATCCGCCTGTACGCCCGCGCCTCCTTCATCGGCACGATCCTCGAGGACGCCGGCCTGCCCCGGCCGGTGAACCAGCAGATCGACGACCTCGCCGCCGAGATCAGCCCGGAGAAGATCGACGAGGCCGACGGCGACTGGATCTTCAGCGGCGTCTACGGCGACCCGAAGGCCACCAAGCGCGACACCGCGATCGCCAACCCGCTCTGGAAGAACCTCAAGGCCGTCAAGGCCGGCCAGGCCAAGGACGTCCCGGACGAGACCTGGTACCTGGGCCTCGGCGTCACCGCCGCGGACGAGGTCCTCGACGACCTGCGCGCGGACCTCGTCAAGAAGTAG
- a CDS encoding Nif3-like dinuclear metal center hexameric protein — translation MPRLSEVIAELDVLWPPERAEQWDAVGTVCGDPDAEVGRVLFAVDPVQEIADEAIALGADLIVTHHPLYLRGTTTVAASHFKGRVVHTLIKHDIALHVAHTNADTADPGVSDALAGALDLRVTGPLVPENNLGRICELDHPETLRAFAERAAKRLPGTAQGIRVAGDPDMILRRVAVSGGSGDSLFDVVRASGVDAFLTADLRHHPVSEATQQSPLGLVDAAHWATEWPWCEQAAAQLDEISDRHGWDLRVHVSKTVTDPWSSHHDSSGAPN, via the coding sequence GTGCCCCGTCTCTCCGAAGTCATCGCCGAACTCGACGTCCTCTGGCCGCCCGAGCGGGCCGAGCAGTGGGACGCCGTCGGCACCGTCTGCGGCGACCCCGACGCCGAGGTCGGCCGCGTGCTGTTCGCCGTCGACCCCGTCCAGGAGATCGCCGACGAGGCGATCGCGCTCGGCGCCGACCTGATCGTCACCCACCACCCGCTCTACCTGCGCGGTACGACGACGGTCGCGGCCTCCCACTTCAAGGGCCGCGTCGTGCACACGCTGATCAAGCACGACATCGCCCTGCACGTCGCGCACACCAACGCCGACACCGCCGACCCCGGAGTCTCCGACGCCCTCGCCGGCGCCCTCGACCTCCGGGTCACCGGACCGCTCGTCCCCGAGAACAACCTCGGCCGGATCTGCGAGCTCGACCACCCCGAGACGCTGCGGGCCTTCGCCGAGCGCGCCGCGAAGCGGCTGCCCGGCACCGCGCAGGGCATCCGTGTGGCAGGCGACCCCGACATGATCCTGCGCCGGGTCGCCGTCAGCGGCGGCTCCGGCGACAGCCTGTTCGACGTCGTGCGGGCCTCCGGTGTGGACGCGTTCCTCACCGCCGACCTGCGCCACCACCCGGTGTCCGAGGCCACCCAACAATCTCCGCTGGGCCTCGTCGACGCCGCGCACTGGGCCACCGAGTGGCCCTGGTGCGAGCAGGCCGCCGCGCAGCTCGACGAGATCTCCGACCGCCACGGCTGGGACCTGCGCGTCCACGTCTCGAAGACGGTCACCGACCCCTGGTCTTCCCACCACGATTCCTCTGGAGCCCCCAACTGA
- a CDS encoding zinc ribbon domain-containing protein, giving the protein MNAAPADQIRLLDVQALDVRLQQLAHKRKSLPEHAEIESLTKDLTQLRDLLVAAQTEESDCAREQTKAEQDVDQVRQRSTRDQQRLDSGAVSSPKDLENLQKEIASLAKRQGDLEDVVLEVMERRESAQERVAELTERVGAVQAKTEDATARRDAAQAELDGEAASVGKERELVAGSVPADLMKLYEKLREQQGGVGAARLYQRRCEGCHIELNITELNEVRAAAADTVVRCENCRRILVRTAESGL; this is encoded by the coding sequence CTGAACGCCGCGCCCGCCGACCAGATCCGCCTCCTCGACGTCCAGGCCCTGGACGTCCGCCTCCAGCAGCTCGCGCACAAGCGCAAGTCGCTGCCCGAGCACGCCGAGATCGAGTCGCTGACCAAGGACCTCACGCAGTTGCGCGACCTGCTCGTCGCCGCGCAGACGGAGGAGAGCGACTGCGCCCGCGAGCAGACCAAGGCGGAGCAGGACGTCGACCAGGTGCGCCAGCGCTCCACCCGGGACCAGCAGCGTCTCGACTCCGGCGCGGTCTCCTCGCCGAAGGACCTGGAGAACCTCCAGAAGGAGATCGCCTCGCTCGCCAAGCGCCAGGGCGACCTGGAGGACGTCGTCCTCGAGGTCATGGAGCGCCGCGAGTCCGCGCAGGAGCGGGTCGCCGAGCTGACCGAGCGCGTCGGCGCCGTCCAGGCCAAGACCGAGGACGCGACCGCCCGCCGCGACGCCGCGCAGGCCGAGCTGGACGGCGAGGCCGCCTCGGTCGGCAAGGAGCGCGAGCTCGTCGCCGGCTCTGTGCCGGCGGACCTGATGAAGCTGTACGAGAAGCTCCGCGAGCAGCAGGGCGGCGTGGGCGCGGCCCGCCTCTACCAGCGCCGCTGCGAGGGCTGCCACATCGAGCTGAACATCACCGAGCTGAACGAGGTCCGCGCGGCCGCCGCGGACACCGTGGTGCGCTGCGAGAACTGCCGCCGGATCCTGGTCCGTACGGCGGAGTCCGGCCTGTAA